The Paraburkholderia sp. SOS3 genome includes a region encoding these proteins:
- a CDS encoding 3-hydroxyacyl-CoA dehydrogenase: protein MANPKQSNGTAGHGGGKPAGPIAIIGTGRIGRAWAIVFARAGLSVTLHDADRAMLDNAVPAIRDSLADLARFELIDDTPDAVVARIAPCATLSDAVRDADLVQENIPERLDAKRAMFAELDRLTRPDALLASSTSALPASTFTESLAGRARCFVAHPVNPPSLVPLVELCGAPWTSADTLTRARALYEAVGQKPVFVEGEIAGFLLNRLQGALLDEALSLYEQGYANAADLDTVMRDGLGLRWSFMGPFETIDLNAPGGVADYARRYGGLYKGLARERMPFDWSPETIAKLEAEREALLPRSDIEARSRWRDRRLMALLAHRRKDDRDEGR, encoded by the coding sequence ATGGCAAATCCGAAGCAATCGAATGGAACGGCCGGACACGGCGGCGGCAAGCCCGCCGGTCCCATTGCGATCATCGGCACGGGCCGGATCGGCCGCGCATGGGCAATCGTCTTCGCGCGCGCGGGCTTGAGCGTCACGCTGCACGACGCGGATCGCGCGATGCTCGACAACGCGGTGCCCGCGATTCGCGACAGTCTCGCGGACCTCGCACGCTTCGAGCTGATCGATGACACACCCGACGCCGTCGTCGCGCGCATTGCGCCGTGCGCGACGCTATCCGACGCCGTGCGCGACGCCGATCTCGTGCAGGAAAACATTCCCGAACGGCTCGACGCGAAGCGCGCGATGTTCGCGGAACTCGACCGCCTGACGCGCCCCGATGCCCTGCTCGCCAGTTCGACCTCCGCCCTGCCCGCATCGACCTTCACCGAATCGCTGGCGGGCCGCGCACGCTGCTTCGTCGCGCACCCGGTCAATCCGCCGTCGCTCGTGCCGCTCGTCGAGCTTTGCGGCGCGCCGTGGACATCGGCCGACACGCTGACGCGCGCCCGCGCGCTGTATGAAGCAGTCGGGCAGAAACCGGTATTCGTCGAAGGCGAGATCGCGGGCTTTCTGCTGAACCGCCTGCAAGGCGCGCTGCTCGACGAAGCGTTGAGCCTCTACGAACAGGGCTATGCGAACGCGGCCGATCTCGACACCGTGATGCGCGACGGCCTCGGCTTGCGCTGGTCGTTCATGGGCCCGTTCGAGACGATCGATCTGAACGCGCCCGGCGGCGTCGCCGATTACGCGCGCCGCTACGGCGGCCTTTACAAAGGCCTCGCGCGCGAACGGATGCCGTTCGACTGGTCGCCGGAAACGATCGCGAAACTCGAAGCCGAGCGCGAAGCGCTTTTGCCGCGTTCGGATATCGAAGCGCGCAGCCGCTGGCGCGACCGGCGCCTGATGGCGCTGCTCGCGCACCGGCGCAAGGATGATCGGGACGAAGGTCGTTAA
- a CDS encoding SMP-30/gluconolactonase/LRE family protein — MIETRLLVDANNHLGEGPLWDVREQRLYWIDSTAAEIYRCRADGSEVERFFVPTHIGSMALCEHGGAVVALANGLHFYDFDAQTVRLIADPESDDPETRFNDGKVDRRGRFVAGTMAYDFDRYDADRGQRPTRSGGLYQLGANGKLTCLDRGISCSNGPCWSPDNRTLYFTDTYDRLMYAYDYDIETGAATNRRVFASARNMAGTFDGATVDAQGYVWSALVFGGRILRFAPDGSIDRIVPVPVRNLTSVMFGGPDLDVLYVTSMGRPMWGIPQKERERGGLFAVTGLGVKGLPEPRYAG; from the coding sequence ATGATCGAAACCCGCCTGCTGGTTGACGCCAACAACCATCTGGGAGAAGGTCCGCTGTGGGACGTCAGGGAGCAGCGGCTGTACTGGATCGACAGCACAGCCGCCGAAATCTACCGCTGCCGTGCGGACGGCAGCGAGGTCGAGCGCTTCTTCGTGCCGACGCATATCGGTTCGATGGCGCTTTGCGAACATGGCGGCGCGGTCGTCGCGCTCGCGAACGGTCTGCACTTCTACGATTTCGACGCGCAGACGGTGCGGCTCATCGCCGACCCCGAAAGCGACGATCCGGAAACGCGCTTCAACGACGGCAAGGTCGACCGGCGCGGCCGCTTCGTCGCGGGCACGATGGCCTACGACTTCGACCGTTACGACGCCGATCGCGGCCAGCGTCCGACGCGCAGCGGCGGGCTTTATCAGCTCGGCGCGAATGGCAAGCTCACGTGTCTCGATCGCGGCATCAGCTGCTCGAACGGTCCATGCTGGAGTCCCGATAACCGCACGCTGTACTTCACCGATACTTACGACCGGCTCATGTACGCCTATGACTACGATATCGAAACCGGCGCGGCGACAAACCGCCGCGTGTTCGCGTCGGCGCGCAACATGGCGGGCACGTTCGACGGCGCGACCGTCGATGCGCAAGGCTATGTCTGGAGCGCGCTCGTTTTCGGCGGACGGATTCTGCGCTTTGCGCCTGATGGCTCGATCGACCGCATCGTGCCGGTTCCGGTGCGCAATCTGACGAGCGTGATGTTCGGCGGCCCGGATCTCGACGTGCTCTACGTGACCTCGATGGGCCGCCCGATGTGGGGCATTCCGCAAAAGGAACGCGAGCGCGGCGGGCTGTTCGCCGTGACCGGGCTCGGCGTGAAAGGCTTGCCGGAGCCGCGCTACGCGGGTTGA